The following proteins are encoded in a genomic region of Bacillus sp. FJAT-22090:
- a CDS encoding APC family permease: MLSAVKRFLIGRPLKSSELGEQKLNKTKALAILSSDALSSVAYGPEQILLVLMTVGTIAYWYSIPIAVGVLILLLALILSYRQIIFAYPRGGGAYVVSKENLGVNAGLIAGGSLLVDYILTVAVSVSAGTDAITSAIPSLHDHNVLIASVLVIFITILNLRGITESASILAYPVYLFVLALFILIGVGLYNIIIGNVSPVLHAPLGTPVAGISLFLLLRAFASGSSALTGVEAISNAIPNFKYPAAKNAAKTLSIMGSLLAVLLVGIVVLAYYYGISPKVEETVISQIASETFGRNYMYYFIQGTTALILVLAANTGYSAFPLLAFNLSKDKYIPSMYKMRGDRLGYSNGIITLGITSILLIIIFNGQTEQLIPLYAVGVFIPFTLSQTGMLVKWFRERPKGWQGKLTINFIGALISFTVMMIFFITKFGQVWAVLIFLPLLVLWFHKVKRHYVAVGEQLSISCEPPLKIEGNVIIVPVAGITHVVENSLNYAKSLKPEQILAVYVAFDREDQKTFEEKWKKWQPEIRLVTLYSQYRSIIQPLSKFISIVENKAYESNYRVTVLIPQFIPKKGWHNILHNQSSLLIRSILLYRKDVIITTVPYHFKK; encoded by the coding sequence ATGTTATCAGCAGTTAAAAGATTTTTAATAGGTCGTCCATTGAAGTCATCTGAATTAGGTGAACAAAAGCTGAATAAAACGAAAGCTTTGGCTATCCTTTCTTCGGATGCTTTATCGTCTGTTGCTTATGGTCCAGAACAGATTTTGCTTGTATTAATGACTGTTGGAACAATAGCTTACTGGTACTCTATACCAATAGCAGTAGGAGTGCTCATTCTATTACTTGCATTAATCCTGTCCTATAGACAAATTATTTTTGCTTATCCACGTGGTGGAGGTGCATATGTTGTATCTAAAGAAAATTTAGGAGTAAATGCTGGTTTAATTGCAGGTGGGTCTTTGTTAGTGGATTACATCCTGACTGTCGCGGTAAGTGTCTCCGCTGGAACAGATGCTATTACTTCCGCTATTCCAAGCTTACACGATCATAATGTGTTGATTGCAAGTGTGCTTGTAATTTTCATTACTATTTTAAATTTAAGAGGAATTACGGAATCAGCTTCAATACTTGCTTATCCAGTATATTTATTTGTACTTGCATTGTTTATACTAATTGGAGTTGGTCTTTACAATATAATTATTGGAAATGTGTCACCTGTTTTACATGCTCCATTAGGTACTCCAGTTGCAGGTATTTCGTTGTTCTTGTTACTTAGAGCATTTGCTTCAGGTAGTTCGGCGTTAACTGGTGTGGAAGCAATTTCTAATGCGATACCTAACTTTAAGTATCCTGCTGCAAAAAATGCCGCTAAAACATTATCGATTATGGGCTCATTACTTGCAGTTTTATTGGTAGGAATAGTGGTTCTTGCCTATTATTATGGTATTTCTCCCAAAGTGGAGGAAACGGTTATATCACAAATTGCTTCTGAAACGTTTGGAAGAAATTATATGTATTATTTCATCCAAGGGACAACAGCTTTGATACTCGTTTTAGCTGCAAATACAGGATATTCAGCCTTTCCTTTATTGGCATTTAACCTGTCGAAGGATAAGTATATTCCTAGTATGTATAAAATGAGAGGAGATCGTTTAGGTTATTCTAACGGAATTATCACTCTTGGAATTACTTCAATCCTTTTAATTATTATATTTAATGGTCAGACGGAGCAACTGATTCCACTGTATGCAGTTGGAGTTTTTATTCCCTTCACGTTGTCTCAAACAGGGATGCTAGTGAAGTGGTTTCGAGAAAGACCTAAGGGTTGGCAAGGTAAATTGACGATTAACTTTATTGGTGCGCTAATTAGTTTTACAGTTATGATGATATTCTTTATTACTAAATTTGGTCAGGTATGGGCGGTATTAATTTTCTTGCCACTCCTAGTTTTATGGTTTCATAAAGTAAAAAGACACTACGTAGCTGTTGGGGAGCAACTAAGTATATCCTGTGAACCTCCTTTGAAAATTGAAGGGAATGTAATTATCGTACCTGTTGCTGGAATAACGCATGTAGTAGAGAATTCTTTAAACTATGCGAAATCTTTAAAACCAGAACAAATTCTAGCAGTGTATGTAGCATTTGATAGAGAAGATCAAAAAACATTTGAAGAAAAGTGGAAAAAATGGCAGCCTGAAATTCGTTTGGTAACTTTATACTCTCAATATCGAAGTATTATTCAACCTTTATCTAAATTCATTAGTATAGTAGAAAATAAAGCATATGAATCGAATTATCGAGTGACAGTTTTAATTCCGCAGTTTATACCAAAAAAAGGCTGGCATAATATACTTCATAACCAGTCCAGCTTGCTGATTAGATCAATTTTGCTTTATCGTAAAGATGTTATAATTACTACTGTTCCTTATCATTTTAAAAAGTAA
- a CDS encoding DMT family transporter yields MQRYLGEILLVITAIIWGSGFVASAVSLEYYTPYQILAGRFMIGAILLTILFHKKLKKLNKSSLIKGAILGVFLYLAFALQTVGLQYTTPSKNAFLTAVNVVFVPFIGFLFYKRKIDMFEMIGAVMAVIGVAVLSLKISTEINIGDLLTLCCAVGFAFHIFYTARFVKTEDPVVITIVQMMVAAIIGWIVVIFRGEISFSLETEGVMNLLYLGIFSTTIAYLMQTVAQKYISETKAAIILSTESFWGMVFSVIILSEVMTLKMIIGAILILLAIIISETKFSFLKKKVEELT; encoded by the coding sequence ATGCAAAGATATTTAGGTGAAATATTGCTAGTGATTACAGCAATTATTTGGGGAAGTGGATTTGTTGCGAGTGCTGTTTCATTAGAATATTACACACCTTATCAAATTTTAGCTGGAAGGTTTATGATTGGCGCTATTTTATTAACTATTCTTTTTCACAAAAAGTTAAAAAAGTTAAATAAAAGTTCACTTATTAAAGGAGCAATATTGGGAGTATTTCTTTACCTGGCATTTGCTCTTCAAACGGTAGGACTTCAATATACAACTCCATCTAAAAATGCATTTCTAACTGCAGTTAATGTTGTATTTGTACCATTCATAGGATTTCTCTTTTATAAGAGAAAAATCGATATGTTTGAAATGATTGGAGCAGTTATGGCTGTAATTGGGGTTGCGGTACTGTCTCTTAAAATATCAACGGAGATTAACATTGGAGATTTGCTCACTTTATGCTGTGCAGTCGGATTTGCATTTCATATCTTTTATACTGCTAGATTTGTAAAAACAGAAGATCCAGTTGTAATTACAATTGTACAAATGATGGTAGCTGCAATCATTGGATGGATTGTTGTAATCTTCAGAGGAGAAATTTCATTTTCTTTGGAAACTGAAGGAGTTATGAATCTTCTATACCTTGGTATTTTTTCTACAACAATTGCTTACTTAATGCAAACAGTTGCACAGAAATACATATCAGAAACAAAGGCTGCCATAATACTATCTACAGAGTCTTTTTGGGGCATGGTATTTTCAGTAATTATTTTAAGTGAAGTAATGACCCTAAAAATGATTATTGGAGCTATTCTTATTCTTCTAGCTATTATCATATCTGAAACAAAATTTAGCTTTCTAAAAAAGAAAGTGGAAGAATTGACTTAA
- a CDS encoding GyrI-like domain-containing protein, translating into MQYRLVEREAFQVIGVNREFPYDVENGGIEAFQTFWNEIQQDGTLNQLLDLKSGDINGLLGIWAEVSREKNKMNYYVAAEYDGTNSTDFQRIDFPASKWVVFEVKGPFPSAIANTWERIYSEWFPSNPYELSSIKPFEVYLDTNIYKTETYNEIWVPVK; encoded by the coding sequence ATGCAATATCGTCTTGTGGAGAGAGAGGCTTTCCAAGTTATTGGAGTTAATAGAGAATTTCCCTACGATGTAGAAAACGGCGGAATAGAAGCATTTCAAACATTTTGGAATGAGATTCAACAGGATGGAACCCTAAATCAATTATTAGATTTAAAAAGTGGAGACATAAATGGGTTATTAGGCATTTGGGCTGAGGTAAGTAGAGAGAAAAATAAGATGAATTATTATGTTGCAGCAGAATATGATGGTACTAATTCTACTGACTTTCAGCGCATTGACTTCCCTGCCTCAAAATGGGTTGTTTTTGAAGTTAAAGGACCTTTTCCATCTGCAATCGCAAATACGTGGGAACGAATATATTCGGAATGGTTTCCATCCAATCCATATGAACTGTCTTCCATAAAACCATTTGAAGTTTATTTGGATACAAATATCTATAAAACAGAAACATACAATGAAATTTGGGTTCCAGTTAAATAA
- a CDS encoding DUF378 domain-containing protein: MKTIHRIALVLVIIGAINWGLIGFFEYDLVASMFGGQTEAMSRVIYALVGISGLICIPLLFEAHKEVGAERSRTSGYNNLKYETEFSDEADFTDIREYNKNNSDNNNSNNKQV, encoded by the coding sequence GTGAAAACAATTCATCGAATTGCTTTAGTGCTCGTAATTATTGGTGCTATTAACTGGGGATTGATCGGATTTTTTGAATACGATTTAGTTGCTTCCATGTTTGGCGGACAAACGGAAGCCATGTCTCGAGTAATTTATGCGCTTGTAGGTATAAGTGGACTAATTTGTATCCCGCTTTTATTTGAAGCACACAAAGAAGTAGGAGCAGAACGAAGTAGGACTTCAGGCTATAATAATTTAAAGTACGAGACTGAATTTAGTGATGAGGCAGACTTTACAGATATTCGAGAATACAATAAGAATAATTCGGATAACAATAACAGTAACAACAAACAAGTTTAG
- a CDS encoding DoxX-like family protein produces the protein MKSKPIYVEIPINSEMEKLWNATQKPELHEQWDLRFTSITYLPKEESEPQHFNYKTNIGFGLHIAGWGKSVGTFHARDESRTSSLHFGTDQAISIIREGKGYWKYAPEQDSIRFLTQYDYKTNFGIFGRYFDFLIFRPLIGWATALSFDVLKRWLEKGESPSSQYKHFFSHWMITFLFSFIWLYQGLVPKLIYMHPDEILMTSSLLSFTTISASFIVSSVGLLEVVFGLIWLLYKNKRKLLGLQLILFPLLTFSAILADPTTLSHPFNPLTFNMSLFILTLVGFFISKDIPSAKNCKRVR, from the coding sequence ATGAAGAGTAAACCAATTTATGTTGAAATACCTATTAATTCAGAGATGGAAAAGTTATGGAATGCTACACAGAAACCTGAGCTACACGAGCAATGGGATTTGCGATTTACCTCTATCACCTATTTACCAAAAGAAGAAAGTGAGCCTCAACATTTCAACTATAAAACAAATATTGGATTTGGTTTGCACATTGCTGGATGGGGAAAAAGTGTTGGCACTTTTCATGCAAGAGATGAATCACGTACATCCTCCTTACACTTTGGAACGGATCAAGCAATTTCTATTATTCGAGAGGGAAAAGGTTACTGGAAGTATGCTCCGGAACAAGATTCTATTCGATTTCTTACACAATACGATTATAAAACGAATTTTGGAATCTTCGGCCGCTATTTTGATTTTCTAATTTTCCGGCCCCTAATCGGATGGGCAACTGCACTAAGTTTCGATGTATTAAAAAGATGGCTTGAAAAAGGAGAGTCTCCATCCTCACAATACAAACATTTTTTTAGCCATTGGATGATTACATTTTTGTTCTCCTTTATATGGCTATATCAAGGTTTAGTACCAAAGCTAATATACATGCACCCGGATGAAATCTTGATGACAAGTAGCCTACTTTCTTTTACAACAATCTCTGCCTCTTTTATCGTCTCATCAGTTGGGTTATTGGAAGTTGTTTTCGGTCTTATTTGGTTACTCTACAAAAATAAAAGAAAATTACTAGGGTTACAGTTAATTTTATTTCCTCTGTTAACGTTCTCAGCAATTCTCGCAGATCCAACTACTTTAAGTCATCCATTCAACCCGTTAACTTTTAACATGTCATTATTTATTCTTACCTTAGTTGGATTTTTCATAAGCAAAGATATACCGTCAGCTAAAAATTGCAAGCGAGTTAGATAA
- a CDS encoding YndJ family protein gives MTFKRIALLHTIGFLVVVIFNVTPWYFLMLTVAQLIFVPITLQLILKKEIRLYYYFAIPAFASIFILQTTTTTGWDTLLAGIYLLFTLVVAIYGLHRFIQRGFDHLEEFSIDAGMMYLFIGGMWFFASVTEIDTGFSPILTWLTAIHFHYSSFLLPIFVGFLGRLSKRKTYNIICSVILISPIVVALGITFSPWLELASVLLYIFGIYGLIVLAIKSVFPNKLQKTLVLISFGALGITIIFSLLYAVGNVFGVFALSIDFMLKFHGFFNSILFALCGVVGWSILTPKTKEIKSKFPISSIRGKYVIGEQILYKHLGKEPYKGLVDDMGIYLEKSFLSATIIDFYENTNQFRLYSEVNWHNWFKPFAAIYRFFSRNVQQLNLPYTNTQMEMTGEIIAVEDGRKNTRAWLRKIGKEVIFVALYSSHQRNDKYYMNIALPLPWSSMIGILELNQNGEKLVLTSKGATGSDAGIYLAFRQNVFRLPLQEQFIIEEIKDNQLTAKHHMRICSIPFLTIQYNINKRSPS, from the coding sequence ATGACTTTTAAGCGAATTGCTCTTTTACATACCATTGGATTTTTAGTAGTCGTCATTTTCAATGTAACTCCTTGGTATTTTTTAATGTTAACCGTTGCACAACTAATATTTGTACCAATCACTCTACAATTAATATTGAAAAAAGAAATTAGACTGTATTATTATTTTGCAATACCAGCCTTTGCATCTATTTTCATCCTACAAACAACGACTACTACCGGATGGGATACGCTACTTGCAGGTATCTATTTATTATTTACTTTAGTCGTTGCTATATATGGGCTCCACCGATTTATTCAACGTGGATTTGACCATTTAGAAGAATTTTCAATAGATGCAGGTATGATGTATTTATTCATTGGTGGGATGTGGTTTTTTGCTTCTGTCACAGAAATTGATACGGGATTCTCTCCCATTTTAACGTGGCTGACAGCAATTCATTTTCACTATTCTTCCTTTTTGCTACCTATTTTCGTAGGTTTTCTTGGTCGTTTATCTAAAAGAAAAACTTACAATATTATTTGTAGCGTTATTTTAATTTCTCCGATTGTCGTTGCACTTGGAATCACCTTCTCCCCTTGGTTAGAACTAGCTTCAGTACTCCTATATATTTTTGGAATATATGGGCTTATAGTTTTAGCCATTAAATCAGTTTTCCCTAATAAACTGCAAAAAACATTGGTGCTAATATCATTCGGAGCATTAGGGATTACAATTATTTTTTCCTTGTTATATGCCGTTGGTAATGTATTTGGAGTTTTTGCTCTAAGTATTGATTTTATGTTGAAGTTTCATGGATTTTTCAATTCTATTTTGTTCGCATTATGTGGGGTTGTTGGCTGGTCAATACTTACCCCAAAAACCAAAGAGATTAAGTCGAAATTCCCTATCAGTAGTATTCGGGGGAAATATGTAATTGGAGAACAGATTTTATATAAGCATTTAGGTAAGGAGCCCTATAAAGGTCTTGTGGATGATATGGGAATATACTTAGAAAAGAGTTTTCTATCCGCAACAATAATCGATTTCTATGAAAATACAAATCAATTTCGACTATATTCAGAAGTAAACTGGCACAATTGGTTTAAGCCCTTTGCTGCTATATATAGATTTTTTAGTAGAAACGTTCAACAGCTAAATCTTCCATATACTAATACACAAATGGAAATGACTGGCGAAATTATAGCTGTAGAAGATGGTAGGAAAAATACGAGAGCATGGCTTCGAAAAATAGGTAAAGAAGTAATCTTTGTCGCACTCTACTCTTCTCATCAACGTAATGATAAATATTATATGAATATTGCCCTTCCTCTTCCTTGGTCATCGATGATTGGAATACTAGAATTGAACCAAAATGGAGAAAAACTAGTATTAACGAGTAAAGGAGCAACCGGTTCAGATGCAGGAATTTACTTAGCTTTTCGCCAAAACGTTTTTAGACTTCCTTTACAAGAGCAATTTATAATAGAAGAAATAAAAGATAATCAGCTAACCGCTAAACATCACATGCGAATTTGTTCCATACCTTTTTTAACAATACAATATAATATAAACAAAAGGAGCCCATCTTAA
- a CDS encoding 8-oxo-dGTP diphosphatase: MNQTINYKFWTVCMIQDNDKVLLLDRQHDHFKGFIPPGGKVDFPESFVESAIREVKEETGLEVSNLIFKGIYEYVNPEKNDRYIIFNYLTKEFKGDLLNESPEGKPIWVPIKEMDSLPIQKSIRRRIPLFFKEGTFEIQVTWDNEKNVEGEVVIRET, translated from the coding sequence ATGAATCAAACTATTAACTATAAATTTTGGACTGTTTGTATGATACAAGATAACGATAAAGTGCTCCTACTAGATAGGCAACATGATCATTTTAAAGGTTTTATTCCTCCTGGTGGTAAAGTAGATTTTCCAGAGAGTTTTGTGGAATCAGCAATTAGAGAGGTAAAAGAAGAAACCGGCCTAGAGGTTAGCAATCTTATTTTTAAAGGTATCTATGAATATGTAAATCCAGAAAAAAACGATCGATATATTATTTTTAATTACTTAACGAAAGAATTTAAAGGAGATTTATTAAATGAATCGCCTGAAGGAAAACCGATTTGGGTACCTATCAAAGAAATGGATTCACTTCCAATACAGAAATCGATTCGCAGAAGGATTCCTCTGTTTTTTAAAGAAGGGACATTTGAAATTCAGGTGACTTGGGATAATGAAAAGAATGTTGAAGGAGAAGTAGTGATTAGAGAAACTTGA
- a CDS encoding class I SAM-dependent methyltransferase: MEQKIVSHKNQVGWNQSAYQAWTNRHGSPKEFAKKLRGNPTSAVSHYLNFMGNVKGKRIANFLGSKGNKAVSFALLGAEVLVVDISEDNKKYAIELAEEAKVKIKYIVSDILEVPDEAELNEFDFVLLELGVLHYFVDLSPLFKVVFDSLKQGGQFILRDYHPFVSKLVHVEEGEMLASGDYFSKEVVEEDVAYSILLPEEERSSLKKVNIRRWTLGEIVTSISKAGLNISYLEEEPGVSWAFPSGSPEGIENKMPGLYTLIAKKG, from the coding sequence ATGGAGCAAAAAATAGTTAGTCACAAAAATCAGGTGGGGTGGAACCAATCTGCTTATCAAGCATGGACGAATCGCCACGGATCACCTAAAGAATTTGCAAAGAAGCTAAGGGGAAATCCCACTAGTGCTGTTTCCCACTATTTAAATTTCATGGGGAATGTAAAAGGTAAAAGGATTGCCAATTTTTTAGGATCAAAAGGAAATAAAGCAGTTTCTTTTGCGTTGTTAGGAGCCGAGGTTTTAGTAGTAGATATTTCAGAAGATAATAAGAAATATGCGATCGAATTAGCAGAAGAGGCAAAAGTAAAGATAAAGTACATAGTTTCGGATATTCTAGAAGTTCCCGATGAGGCGGAACTAAATGAGTTTGACTTTGTTCTGTTAGAATTAGGGGTACTTCATTACTTTGTGGATTTATCCCCATTATTTAAAGTGGTTTTCGATTCACTTAAGCAAGGTGGACAATTTATTTTAAGGGATTATCATCCTTTCGTTTCTAAGCTAGTGCATGTAGAAGAAGGAGAGATGCTTGCAAGTGGCGATTATTTTAGTAAGGAAGTAGTGGAAGAAGATGTAGCCTATAGTATTTTACTACCGGAAGAAGAACGATCTTCTTTAAAGAAAGTTAATATTCGAAGATGGACTTTAGGGGAAATTGTCACTTCTATTTCGAAAGCAGGTCTTAACATCAGCTATCTAGAGGAAGAACCTGGAGTTAGTTGGGCATTTCCATCTGGTTCACCAGAAGGAATAGAAAACAAAATGCCTGGATTATATACGTTAATAGCTAAGAAAGGATGA
- a CDS encoding NUDIX hydrolase → MKRVDVASALIHDENGYILLVKNRKGDSFYWGLPGGAVEENETLEKAVIREVREETGYKIKITGLNSIREVLFSDRGHHALIITFNAKIIDGQININDPDNDIVEARWVDYGTAKELMPFLFESLRIESNDNKSLAFYEFEGVR, encoded by the coding sequence TTGAAACGTGTAGATGTAGCTTCAGCCTTAATCCATGATGAGAATGGGTACATATTATTAGTGAAGAATAGGAAAGGTGACTCGTTTTATTGGGGGCTTCCAGGAGGGGCAGTAGAAGAAAATGAAACACTCGAGAAAGCGGTTATCCGTGAAGTAAGGGAGGAAACGGGTTATAAGATAAAAATTACTGGTTTAAATTCCATCCGAGAAGTGTTGTTTTCGGATAGAGGTCATCACGCGTTAATCATTACTTTTAATGCAAAAATTATCGATGGTCAAATAAATATCAACGACCCGGATAATGACATTGTTGAAGCTAGATGGGTAGATTATGGAACTGCAAAAGAACTAATGCCATTTTTATTTGAAAGCTTAAGAATTGAATCAAATGATAATAAGTCACTTGCATTTTATGAATTTGAAGGAGTTCGATAA
- a CDS encoding DUF1835 domain-containing protein, whose translation MIHIVNGDVVGNKIRDIEGEIIVWREMYDFGPLSLEWTKEEQLKRRAAFFEQRLEIPAKLFISNCVKQNNLLSNISTKDEVVLWFEHDRYDQTMLMYLLTELSSLGIKKLSMVSINQYSGIHPFHGLGQLSSEQLIALVDVKKELSNDEIHEAISGWIAYNSKEEEDYKKWIQNTSHFLPFLLPFFQGHKSYFPSLKTGLNEVEYLSLSLINNGICQFYELFNEVTKKRVNDGLSDLHLAAILKELMKGKNPLIKSNQHLPNYSHPISNAKIDITSAGLDVLNGKQNRIDFVGIDWWIGGVHLYKIVK comes from the coding sequence ATGATTCACATTGTAAATGGGGATGTAGTAGGAAATAAGATTAGAGATATAGAAGGAGAAATTATCGTTTGGAGAGAAATGTATGATTTCGGTCCATTAAGTTTAGAATGGACAAAAGAGGAACAATTGAAGAGACGTGCTGCTTTTTTTGAACAAAGACTGGAGATTCCAGCAAAACTTTTTATTTCCAATTGTGTTAAACAAAATAATTTATTGAGTAATATATCAACGAAGGATGAAGTTGTACTGTGGTTCGAGCATGATAGATATGATCAAACAATGCTTATGTATTTATTAACAGAACTATCTTCCTTAGGTATTAAAAAGCTATCTATGGTTAGTATTAATCAGTATTCTGGAATTCATCCTTTTCATGGATTAGGTCAGTTGTCTTCGGAGCAATTAATAGCTTTAGTAGATGTTAAAAAGGAACTTTCAAACGATGAAATTCATGAAGCTATATCTGGATGGATTGCATATAATTCTAAAGAGGAAGAGGATTATAAAAAATGGATACAAAACACATCTCATTTTCTTCCTTTTCTACTTCCATTTTTTCAAGGGCATAAAAGCTATTTTCCTTCGTTAAAAACAGGCTTAAATGAAGTTGAGTACTTATCACTTAGTTTAATCAATAATGGAATTTGCCAATTCTACGAGTTGTTTAATGAGGTAACTAAGAAAAGAGTAAATGATGGGTTAAGTGATTTGCATTTAGCAGCCATTTTAAAGGAATTAATGAAAGGAAAGAATCCCTTAATTAAGTCTAATCAACATTTGCCAAATTATTCTCATCCGATTTCAAATGCTAAGATCGACATAACATCTGCCGGCTTAGATGTATTAAATGGAAAACAAAATCGAATAGATTTTGTAGGAATTGATTGGTGGATTGGCGGTGTACATCTTTATAAGATAGTTAAATAA
- a CDS encoding DUF4166 domain-containing protein, translating to MTIYKHILGDQFNKLHPMLQKRYKLPVGKKFKATGVMKKISRGPKWMYPFFLLATRWKFLFPEHGSDIPFTIVNTSLIGPNKENQVHWERIFYFKNKKRYFNALMSLNPASNSVKDYLGEPSIFYSDLVFFVTEEGRMLIESREQRIVIGNIEVPLPKIFQGVVHVTEYYIEERDVYSIHVLIKNPLIGTLFEYEGEFQTNDF from the coding sequence ATGACTATCTATAAACACATACTTGGCGATCAATTTAATAAACTTCATCCAATGCTTCAAAAACGATATAAGCTACCCGTTGGTAAAAAGTTTAAAGCAACTGGTGTTATGAAAAAAATCAGCCGTGGACCAAAATGGATGTACCCATTTTTCTTATTAGCGACAAGATGGAAGTTTTTATTCCCCGAACATGGATCGGATATTCCTTTTACTATTGTAAATACAAGTTTAATCGGACCGAACAAAGAGAATCAGGTACACTGGGAGAGAATTTTTTATTTCAAAAATAAAAAAAGATATTTTAATGCGCTTATGAGTCTAAATCCTGCCAGTAATAGCGTAAAAGATTACTTAGGAGAACCAAGCATATTTTACTCAGATCTGGTTTTCTTTGTTACTGAAGAGGGACGGATGCTTATTGAATCACGAGAACAGCGAATTGTTATAGGGAATATAGAAGTACCACTGCCAAAAATTTTTCAAGGTGTGGTCCATGTAACTGAATATTATATAGAAGAAAGAGACGTTTATTCTATACATGTCCTTATAAAAAACCCGTTAATCGGCACTTTATTTGAATATGAAGGAGAATTTCAAACAAATGACTTTTAA
- a CDS encoding gluconate:H+ symporter, with translation MPIVSICIGVALLLLLMIVFKLNAFISLILVALVVGILEGMSPLDAMTSVQGGLGGTLGSLTMIIIFGAILGKLMTDSGGAQRIATTLIKSFGKKRVQLAAVLTASVVGIALFFETGVVVLIPLVFTIATAAGVPVLYIGMPVIAALITMHGFVPPHPGPTAVASVFDANIGKTLLYGIVIAIPAIIIAGPLYTKLFKKDFLEVDIPKGLFNPKEFTEDEMPGFVTSLLTSLMPVILIASQVIVEIVAPDSAVMPFFDFIGNANVALLLSVILAFFTFGLNRGKTMKDVMNSVGEAVNGIAMILLIIAAGGAFKQVLIDSHIDQYIADIMADSTLSPLLLTWLIAAILRVAVGSATVAGMTAAGIAAPLVGMTGVSPELMVLAAGAGSVTFSHVNDAGFWIYKEYFNLSIGKTIKTWSIMVTIISLVGLAGVLVINAIIS, from the coding sequence ATGCCGATAGTATCTATATGTATAGGGGTAGCACTATTACTTCTATTAATGATTGTTTTTAAATTAAATGCTTTTATCTCGTTAATTCTAGTAGCTCTTGTAGTAGGTATTTTAGAAGGAATGTCGCCACTTGATGCAATGACATCTGTTCAAGGTGGATTAGGTGGTACGCTTGGTAGTTTGACGATGATCATCATTTTTGGAGCAATCCTTGGTAAATTGATGACAGATTCAGGTGGAGCGCAACGTATTGCAACAACACTTATAAAATCATTTGGGAAAAAGAGAGTTCAATTAGCAGCTGTTCTAACAGCTTCTGTAGTTGGGATTGCCTTGTTTTTCGAAACAGGGGTAGTAGTATTAATTCCTTTAGTATTTACCATTGCAACTGCAGCAGGAGTTCCAGTGTTATACATCGGTATGCCTGTAATAGCTGCCCTCATAACGATGCATGGATTTGTACCTCCTCATCCTGGACCAACAGCTGTTGCTAGTGTATTCGATGCAAATATCGGGAAAACCTTATTGTATGGTATCGTAATTGCTATTCCTGCAATTATTATTGCTGGACCACTATATACAAAACTGTTTAAGAAAGATTTCTTAGAAGTAGACATACCAAAGGGATTATTTAATCCAAAAGAATTTACGGAAGATGAAATGCCTGGTTTTGTAACAAGTCTTTTAACATCACTTATGCCGGTAATTTTAATCGCTTCTCAAGTAATTGTTGAAATTGTAGCTCCAGATTCAGCAGTTATGCCATTCTTTGATTTCATTGGTAACGCAAATGTAGCTTTATTGCTTTCTGTCATTCTTGCATTCTTTACTTTCGGTCTAAACCGAGGTAAAACAATGAAAGATGTCATGAATTCTGTTGGAGAAGCAGTAAACGGAATTGCAATGATTCTATTAATTATCGCTGCTGGTGGTGCTTTTAAACAAGTACTGATTGATAGTCATATCGACCAATACATTGCAGATATCATGGCGGATTCAACTCTTTCTCCATTACTTTTAACTTGGTTAATAGCAGCAATTTTACGTGTAGCAGTTGGTTCCGCTACAGTGGCTGGTATGACAGCAGCAGGTATCGCAGCACCTTTAGTAGGAATGACTGGTGTAAGCCCTGAGTTAATGGTATTAGCTGCCGGTGCAGGAAGTGTTACATTCTCTCATGTTAATGATGCTGGATTCTGGATATACAAAGAATACTTTAATTTATCAATCGGTAAAACAATTAAAACATGGTCTATCATGGTTACAATTATTTCATTAGTTGGCCTTGCCGGTGTTTTAGTTATTAATGCGATTATTTCATAA